CCTCGTGTCCTCCCCCTATATTCACCCGGTCAGCTTCAATGCGGCGCCGGTCAGCTTCAGTGCGGCGGTGCTCTGCGCCGCACAAGGCTGCGACCACCACGGTTGCCAAGGAGGGCACTTCCGTCTGGCCGTCGTGACCACCAATGATGTTCAAGAGGTCACGTCGGGCTGGCTGTACTCGTCGGAGACTCGCGTGTGGAGCGAGCTCACCTCTGTTCATCACCCCAATGTCAGATTTACCAATTTGGCTGCGCCTAGCGTCCTTGTGGGTGATGCACTCTACTTCAACTTGGATGGTATCATCCAGTGCCAACTTGGTACACTCTGCTTGTCGATGTTGGAGAAGCCAATCGATGGCAATGGGACTCTCATGGCGACGCAAGACGGTCTACTGGGATTCGCTGCCGTGGTGGATGCCGCATATCTAACCCTTTGGTCGAGAGAGGCTGGACCCAAGGGAGCCATGGGATGGGCAAAACTCAGGATAATTGATCTTGAGGCGCTGCTCCCTGTTGGTGCCATGTCCCTAACATTGGAATTCAGGAGGAGGGTACATGCATTGGTGATCAGTAGCATCGCGGAGGGCACCCAAATCATTTTTGTGATAGCACGTGCCGGTTCTTATATGGTTGATCTCGAGTCAGGGCGAGTCAGGCCGGTGTCTTCTCTTTGCAGAAAAATCTTTCCCTACATGAGCTTCTACATCCCAGGTACTATTACCTATATATGTGCACAATCATGTGCAATTCCTTGTTACAATCTTTCAGTGGCACTTGGCAACATGGAATGAAAATATATTTCTTAGCAAGTAGCTTTACACATGAAAACACATGTGCTCAAGAAAGAGAGATGTTCCTCTGGACTGGAGTATATGTCCATATTTATTTTCTTAAACGTCTGGATGACTTGCCGGTCCTTGTGATCGGCGAGTAAGGAAAATGTACATTCAGTTGAGCCTGGTTCATCAATCATTTGTTTTGATGTTGTGATTTTCTTTCATTTATGCAGCAATGGAAGCAGCTTGTGCTGGccaggagcagtgagctggtgttTCCAGTGTTTATCAAGCTCAAGTTAATGGAGCAAGCTCTTGTGCATTAGTCGGGAGGTGGTAGTGG
This window of the Triticum aestivum cultivar Chinese Spring chromosome 5D, IWGSC CS RefSeq v2.1, whole genome shotgun sequence genome carries:
- the LOC123123306 gene encoding uncharacterized protein, with amino-acid sequence MPPAAALMGELLEDPFLRLSPELVEEVFFRLPPDEPACLAHASAVCKPWRRILADVGFRRRYRKFHGTPPVLGLFQRGDWLFRKGSRLVPTSALFPAQPDHPDWFAMDCRHGRALFARIWDTSVLMVLDPVSGHQRLVSSPYIHPVSFNAAPVSFSAAVLCAAQGCDHHGCQGGHFRLAVVTTNDVQEVTSGWLYSSETRVWSELTSVHHPNVRFTNLAAPSVLVGDALYFNLDGIIQCQLGTLCLSMLEKPIDGNGTLMATQDGLLGFAAVVDAAYLTLWSREAGPKGAMGWAKLRIIDLEALLPVGAMSLTLEFRRRVHALVISSIAEGTQIIFVIARAGSYMVDLESGRVRPVSSLCRKIFPYMSFYIPAMEAACAGQEQ